The following coding sequences lie in one Rutidosis leptorrhynchoides isolate AG116_Rl617_1_P2 chromosome 4, CSIRO_AGI_Rlap_v1, whole genome shotgun sequence genomic window:
- the LOC139841313 gene encoding uncharacterized protein, whose amino-acid sequence MVNDNPKIWQRKLDDALWAFRTAFKTPIGITLFLLVYRKVCHLLVELEHRTYWALKNCNIDLEKAGESRMLQLNELDELRSDAYESSVLYKEKTKRWHDVRLRDRKEFVPGDKVLVFNSHFKFSPEKLKSRWTGPYEVEREFPTGYVELIGNGNTFKVNGHRLKLYFDGVVIDKYDDITLYPKS is encoded by the coding sequence ATGGTTAATGATAATCCGAAGATATGGCAACGCaaattagatgacgcgttgtgggctttccgAACCGCTTTCAAAACGCCTATTGGAATCACACTGTTTCTACTTGTATATAGAAAAGTGTGCCATCTTCTAGTTGAATTAGAACATAGAACGTATTGGGCGTTGAAGAATTGTAATATAGATTTAGAAAAAGCAGGAGAAAGTAGAATGTTGCAATTGAATGAATTGGATGAGTTGAGGTCGGATGCATATGAGAGTTCGGTCTTGTATAAAGAGAAAACTAAACGGTGGCATGATGTCCGTTTAAGAGATAGGAAGGAATTTGTCCCGGGGGATAAGGTCCTTGTTTTTAATTCGCATTTTAAATTTTCCCCCGAAAAGTTGAAGTCCCGTTGGACGGGACCTTATGAGGTCGAGAGAGAATTTCCGACAGGTTATGTTGAGTTAATAGGGAATGGCAATacgtttaaggtgaatggtcatcgtctaaaactctattttgatggagttgTTATTGACAAGTATGATGACATCACCCTGTACCCGAAAAGTTAA